In a genomic window of Streptomyces sp. NBC_01142:
- a CDS encoding acetate kinase, with protein MTSPTHATRVLVLNSGSSSVKYQLLDMRDSSRLAVGLVERIGEETSRLVHTPLTGGSREKRERTGRIADHGAALKAVAEELAHDGIGLDSPELAAIGHRVVHGGLKFTAPTVITDEVLAEVERLVPVAPLHNPANIIGIRTAQELRPDLPQVAVFDTAFHTTMPESAARYAIDIETADAHRIRRYGFHGTSHAYVSRQTAALLGKDPSEVNVIVLHLGNGASASAVAGGRCVDTSMGLTPLEGLVMGTRSGDIDPAVTFHLKRVAGMSADDIDELLNKKSGLVGLCGDNDMREIRRRIDEGDERAQLAFDIYIHRLKKYIGAYYAVLGRVDAVAFTAGVGENAAPVREAAVAGLEELGLALDAELNAVRSDEARIVSAAYARVVVAVVPTDEELEIAQQTFALVAPAASPAA; from the coding sequence GTGACCAGTCCGACCCACGCGACCCGCGTCCTCGTCCTCAACTCCGGCTCCTCGTCGGTGAAGTACCAGCTGCTCGACATGCGTGACAGCTCGCGTCTGGCCGTCGGCCTGGTCGAGCGCATCGGCGAGGAGACGTCCCGCCTGGTGCACACCCCGCTGACCGGCGGCAGCCGCGAGAAGCGCGAGCGCACCGGACGGATCGCCGACCACGGCGCGGCCCTGAAGGCGGTCGCGGAGGAGCTGGCGCACGACGGGATCGGCCTGGACTCCCCCGAGCTGGCGGCGATCGGTCACCGGGTGGTGCACGGCGGTCTGAAGTTCACGGCTCCGACCGTGATCACCGACGAGGTGCTCGCCGAGGTCGAGCGCCTGGTCCCGGTCGCGCCGCTGCACAACCCGGCGAACATCATCGGTATCCGTACGGCCCAGGAGCTGCGCCCGGACCTCCCCCAGGTCGCGGTCTTCGACACCGCCTTCCACACGACGATGCCGGAGTCCGCGGCGCGGTACGCGATCGACATCGAGACTGCCGACGCCCACCGGATCCGCCGGTACGGCTTCCACGGCACCTCGCACGCGTACGTCTCCCGCCAGACGGCGGCTCTGCTGGGCAAGGATCCGTCCGAGGTGAACGTCATCGTCCTGCACCTGGGCAACGGGGCCTCGGCGTCGGCGGTCGCGGGCGGCCGGTGCGTGGACACCTCGATGGGGCTGACCCCCTTGGAGGGGCTCGTGATGGGTACGCGCTCCGGTGACATCGACCCCGCGGTGACCTTCCACCTCAAGCGGGTCGCCGGAATGTCGGCGGACGACATCGACGAGCTGCTCAACAAGAAGAGCGGCCTGGTGGGCCTGTGCGGCGACAACGACATGCGGGAGATCCGCCGCCGGATCGACGAGGGCGACGAGCGCGCACAGCTCGCCTTCGACATCTACATCCACCGGCTGAAGAAGTACATCGGCGCGTACTACGCGGTGCTCGGCCGGGTGGACGCGGTCGCGTTCACTGCCGGGGTCGGTGAGAACGCGGCGCCGGTGCGGGAAGCTGCCGTCGCCGGCCTGGAGGAGCTGGGGCTGGCGCTGGACGCCGAGCTCAATGCCGTACGTTCCGACGAGGCGCGCATCGTCTCGGCGGCGTACGCACGGGTCGTGGTGGCCGTGGTCCCGACGGACGAGGAATTGGAGATCGCCCAGCAGACCTTCGCTCTGGTCGCACCGGCCGCCTCGCCGGCCGCCTGA
- the pta gene encoding phosphate acetyltransferase, with translation MTRSVYVTGIDRGDGRQVVELGVMELLTRQVDRVGVFRPLVHDGPDRLFDLLRVRYRLSQDPASVYGMDYHEAAALQAEKGTDELVSRLVERFLQVARQYEVVLVLGTDFFDTQLPDELALNARLANEFGASVIPVVGGKGQTAESVRAETRNAYRAYEALGCNVLALVVNRVVPEERGAIAERLAAHLPVPCYALPDEPALAAPTVAQITHALGGTVLLGDDAGLARDALDFVFGGAMLPNFLNALTPGCMVVTPGDRADLVVGALAAHSAGTPPIAGVLLTLNERPSEEILTLAARLAPGTPVVLVAGTSFPTAAELFSLEGKLNAATPRKAETALGLFERHVDTGDLLARLAVARSGRVTPMMFEHELLEQARAHRRRVVLPEGTEDRVLRAADVLLRRDVCDLTLLGDTEVIRKRAADLGIDLTAAQLIDPQTSELRQTFAERYAELRAHKGVTVELAYDVVADVNYFGTLMVQAGLADGMVSGSVHSTAATIRPAFEIIKTKPEASIVSSVFFMCLADRVLVYGDCAVNPDPDAEQLADIAVQSAATAARFGVEPRIAMLSYSTGTSGSGADVDKVREATKLVRDARPDLRIEGPIQYDAAVEPSVAATKLPDSEVAGRATVLIFPDLNTGNNTYKAVQRSAGAVAVGPVLQGLRKPVNDLSRGALVSDIVNTVAITAIQSQSESVSESESESESA, from the coding sequence GTGACGCGCAGCGTGTACGTGACCGGGATCGATCGCGGGGACGGCCGCCAGGTCGTCGAACTGGGAGTCATGGAGCTCCTGACCCGCCAGGTGGACCGGGTGGGTGTCTTCCGCCCCCTCGTGCACGACGGCCCCGACCGGCTCTTCGATCTGCTGCGGGTGCGCTACCGGCTCTCGCAGGATCCCGCCTCGGTGTACGGCATGGACTACCACGAGGCCGCCGCGCTGCAGGCCGAGAAGGGTACCGACGAGCTGGTCTCCCGGCTCGTCGAGCGCTTTCTGCAGGTGGCACGGCAGTACGAGGTCGTGCTCGTCCTCGGTACGGACTTCTTCGACACCCAGCTCCCCGACGAGCTGGCGCTGAACGCGCGCCTTGCCAATGAATTCGGCGCCTCGGTGATCCCGGTGGTGGGCGGCAAGGGGCAGACCGCCGAGTCGGTGCGGGCCGAGACCCGTAACGCCTACCGCGCGTACGAGGCCCTGGGCTGCAACGTCCTCGCCCTGGTCGTCAACCGTGTCGTCCCCGAGGAGCGCGGGGCGATAGCCGAGCGCCTGGCAGCCCACCTCCCGGTGCCCTGCTACGCGCTCCCCGACGAGCCGGCCCTCGCCGCCCCCACGGTCGCCCAGATCACCCACGCGCTGGGCGGCACAGTGCTGCTCGGCGACGATGCCGGCCTGGCCCGTGACGCCCTGGACTTCGTCTTCGGCGGCGCGATGCTGCCGAACTTCCTGAACGCCCTGACTCCCGGCTGCATGGTGGTCACCCCCGGCGACCGCGCCGATCTGGTCGTGGGCGCGCTCGCCGCGCACTCCGCCGGCACCCCGCCCATCGCCGGCGTACTCCTGACGCTGAACGAACGGCCGAGCGAGGAGATCCTCACCCTGGCCGCGCGCCTCGCACCCGGCACCCCGGTGGTCCTGGTGGCCGGCACCAGCTTCCCCACCGCGGCCGAACTGTTCTCGCTGGAAGGGAAGTTGAACGCCGCCACGCCGCGCAAGGCGGAGACCGCGCTCGGCCTCTTCGAGCGACATGTCGACACCGGCGACCTGCTGGCCCGGCTCGCGGTGGCCCGCAGCGGCCGGGTCACCCCGATGATGTTCGAGCACGAGCTGCTGGAGCAGGCCCGCGCCCACCGCCGTCGCGTCGTGCTGCCCGAGGGCACCGAGGACCGGGTGCTGCGCGCCGCCGACGTACTGCTGCGCCGGGACGTCTGCGACCTGACGCTCCTCGGCGACACCGAGGTCATCCGGAAGAGGGCCGCGGACCTGGGCATCGACCTCACCGCCGCCCAGCTGATCGACCCGCAGACCTCCGAACTGCGCCAGACCTTCGCCGAGCGGTACGCGGAGCTGCGCGCCCACAAGGGCGTGACGGTAGAGCTGGCGTACGACGTGGTGGCGGACGTGAACTACTTCGGCACGCTGATGGTCCAGGCGGGACTGGCCGACGGCATGGTGTCGGGTTCCGTGCACTCCACGGCCGCGACCATCCGCCCGGCCTTCGAGATCATCAAGACCAAGCCGGAGGCCTCGATCGTCTCGTCTGTCTTCTTCATGTGCCTGGCCGACCGGGTGCTGGTGTACGGGGACTGCGCGGTCAACCCGGACCCCGACGCCGAGCAGCTCGCGGACATCGCGGTCCAGTCGGCGGCCACCGCCGCCCGCTTCGGCGTGGAGCCGCGGATCGCGATGCTCTCGTACTCCACCGGCACCTCGGGCTCCGGCGCGGATGTCGACAAGGTGCGCGAGGCGACCAAGCTGGTCCGCGACGCCCGTCCGGATCTGCGGATCGAGGGCCCGATCCAGTACGACGCGGCGGTCGAGCCGTCCGTCGCGGCGACGAAGCTGCCGGACTCCGAGGTGGCGGGCCGGGCAACGGTGCTGATCTTCCCGGACCTCAACACCGGCAACAACACCTACAAGGCGGTGCAGCGCTCGGCGGGCGCCGTGGCCGTCGGGCCGGTGCTGCAGGGTCTGCGCAAGCCGGTCAACGACCTGTCCCGCGGTGCGCTGGTGAGCGACATCGTGAACACGGTCGCGATCACCGCGATCCAGTCGCAGTCCGAGTCCGTGTCCGAGTCCGAGTCCGAGTCCGAGTCCGCATGA
- a CDS encoding ATP-dependent 6-phosphofructokinase — protein sequence MRIGVLTAGGDCPGLNAVIRSVVHRALTGHGDEVIGFEDGFKGLLDGHYRPLDLNAVSGILARGGTILGSARLERGRLREAAESAAELAKQYGIDALIPIGGEGTLTASRMLAEAGMPVVGVPKTIDNDISSTDRTFGFDTAVTVATEAIDRLKTTAESHQRVMVVEVMGRHAGWIALESGMAGGAHGICLPERPFQVEDLVKMVEERFARGKKFAVVCVAEGAHPAEGSMEYRKGAIDQFGHERFQGIGNRLAAELEMRLGKEARPVILGHVQRGGTPTAYDRVLATRFGWHAVEAVHRGEFGMMTALRGTKVTMVPLAEAVTRLKTVPEDRVFEAESVF from the coding sequence ATGCGCATCGGAGTTCTCACCGCAGGCGGCGACTGTCCCGGCCTGAACGCAGTGATCCGGTCGGTCGTGCATCGCGCCCTGACCGGGCACGGCGACGAAGTCATCGGTTTCGAGGACGGGTTCAAAGGCCTCCTCGACGGCCACTACCGGCCGCTCGACCTCAACGCGGTCAGTGGCATCCTCGCGCGCGGCGGCACGATCCTGGGCTCCGCGCGGCTCGAGCGCGGCCGGCTGCGCGAAGCCGCCGAGAGTGCCGCGGAGTTGGCGAAGCAGTACGGCATCGACGCGCTGATCCCGATCGGCGGCGAGGGCACGCTCACCGCGTCCCGGATGCTGGCGGAGGCCGGGATGCCCGTCGTCGGCGTACCGAAGACCATCGACAACGACATCTCCTCCACCGACCGCACCTTCGGCTTCGACACCGCCGTGACGGTCGCCACCGAGGCCATCGACCGGCTCAAGACCACCGCCGAGTCGCACCAGCGCGTGATGGTCGTCGAGGTGATGGGACGGCACGCGGGATGGATCGCGCTCGAGTCCGGCATGGCGGGCGGCGCGCACGGCATCTGCCTGCCCGAGCGGCCCTTCCAGGTCGAGGACCTGGTGAAGATGGTCGAGGAGCGCTTCGCGCGCGGCAAGAAGTTCGCGGTGGTGTGCGTGGCGGAGGGTGCGCATCCGGCCGAGGGCTCGATGGAGTACCGGAAGGGCGCGATCGACCAGTTCGGTCACGAGCGCTTCCAGGGCATCGGTAACCGGCTGGCCGCGGAGCTGGAGATGCGGCTCGGCAAGGAGGCCAGGCCGGTCATCCTCGGGCATGTGCAGCGCGGCGGCACGCCCACCGCGTACGACAGGGTGCTGGCGACGCGCTTCGGCTGGCATGCGGTGGAGGCGGTGCACCGCGGTGAGTTCGGCATGATGACGGCGCTGCGCGGCACGAAGGTCACGATGGTGCCGCTGGCCGAGGCGGTCACTCGGCTGAAGACCGTGCCCGAGGACCGGGTGTTCGAGGCGGAATCGGTCTTCTGA
- a CDS encoding RICIN domain-containing protein, with product MEPAGHGAPDPEQACSSVEFIAQLQALKDWSGLTYRELTTRAEAVGDVLPRSTVANMLNRTTVPREELVAAFVRACGCGPGATDAWLRVRKELTRRERQSGEVPDFGAVEGAQEAAGSGDVEPGPGTEEPAPPEPPRRTWLTRAVRPAVVVLALAVAAVTVTLAVRDTGPDKGEQSDGQRKKQGLQVPPRSPEPGSVRIRAVDSGLCIGERAEDGPSGQLYQLACVPDTIPRFALRPVEPGWRIVTFHPEFGEGCSGVQEKSRDIGAPVVDQECGKRGPAEAFRLEAVGKPVRGYRLRPLHSDLCAGVRGAPKETGAPIEQQACAKDAQGQLFTFDRDPTAGKTNVS from the coding sequence ATGGAACCCGCTGGGCATGGCGCTCCGGATCCGGAACAGGCGTGCAGCTCCGTCGAGTTCATCGCTCAGCTGCAGGCGCTCAAGGACTGGTCGGGCCTGACCTACCGGGAGTTGACGACCCGGGCGGAGGCGGTCGGCGACGTGCTGCCGCGCTCGACCGTCGCCAACATGCTCAACCGCACCACGGTGCCGCGCGAGGAGCTCGTCGCGGCATTCGTACGCGCGTGTGGCTGCGGCCCCGGCGCGACCGACGCCTGGCTGCGGGTCCGCAAGGAGCTCACCCGGCGCGAGCGGCAGTCCGGCGAGGTCCCGGACTTCGGAGCCGTTGAGGGGGCCCAGGAAGCAGCCGGTTCCGGCGATGTGGAGCCGGGTCCCGGCACGGAGGAGCCGGCCCCGCCGGAGCCGCCCCGCAGGACCTGGCTCACCCGCGCGGTCCGGCCCGCGGTGGTCGTCCTCGCGCTCGCGGTGGCCGCGGTGACCGTGACGCTCGCCGTCCGCGACACCGGCCCGGACAAGGGCGAGCAGAGCGACGGGCAGCGGAAGAAGCAGGGGCTCCAGGTTCCGCCCCGCTCGCCCGAACCCGGTTCCGTACGGATCAGAGCCGTCGACTCCGGTCTCTGTATCGGCGAGCGCGCCGAGGACGGCCCCAGCGGGCAGCTCTACCAGCTGGCGTGCGTGCCGGACACCATTCCGCGCTTCGCTCTGAGACCCGTCGAACCCGGCTGGCGGATCGTGACGTTCCACCCCGAGTTCGGCGAGGGGTGCAGCGGCGTGCAGGAGAAGTCGAGGGACATCGGCGCCCCGGTCGTCGACCAGGAGTGCGGCAAGCGCGGCCCGGCCGAGGCGTTCCGGCTGGAGGCGGTCGGCAAGCCGGTGCGCGGGTACCGGCTGCGGCCGCTGCACAGCGACCTCTGTGCCGGGGTGCGCGGAGCCCCGAAGGAGACCGGGGCTCCGATCGAGCAGCAGGCCTGCGCCAAGGACGCACAGGGCCAGCTGTTCACCTTCGACCGGGACCCGACGGCAGGCAAGACCAACGTCAGCTAG
- a CDS encoding helix-turn-helix transcriptional regulator — MHHTPSPPFNAPAARRLREALGMAPGHVTYGLRAQYGLLIPPDTVVAWERGLATPSQQELTALAGVLWCAPSELLTAASTLREHRMARGLAPDDLARRVGLDVSSYRRMEESGRWRGNERQTAALAETLDLEPRELLRATGRDEELAGLLRDAVAARWQAYVRPVSKMLPMERHHLEDVLAQLHTDYQSRTVATLSWGSTSADTGEAGRDFLDRIVDHFWELARR; from the coding sequence GTGCACCACACCCCCTCCCCGCCCTTCAACGCTCCCGCCGCGCGCCGACTGCGCGAGGCCCTCGGCATGGCACCCGGCCACGTCACGTACGGCCTCCGCGCCCAGTACGGGCTCCTGATACCGCCGGACACGGTGGTCGCCTGGGAACGGGGGCTCGCCACGCCCAGCCAGCAGGAACTGACCGCGCTCGCCGGGGTCCTGTGGTGCGCGCCCAGTGAGCTGCTCACCGCGGCGTCCACCCTGCGCGAGCACCGGATGGCGCGCGGCCTCGCCCCCGACGACCTGGCCCGGCGGGTGGGCCTCGACGTCTCCTCGTACCGGCGGATGGAGGAGTCGGGCCGCTGGCGCGGCAATGAGCGGCAGACCGCCGCGCTCGCCGAGACGCTGGACCTCGAGCCCCGCGAACTGCTGAGGGCCACCGGCCGGGACGAGGAGCTGGCGGGGCTGCTGCGGGACGCGGTGGCTGCGCGCTGGCAGGCGTACGTGCGTCCGGTGTCCAAGATGCTGCCGATGGAGCGGCACCATCTGGAGGACGTACTGGCGCAGCTGCACACGGACTACCAGTCCCGGACGGTGGCGACGCTCAGCTGGGGCTCCACGTCGGCGGACACCGGGGAGGCGGGCCGCGACTTCCTGGACCGGATCGTGGACCACTTCTGGGAACTGGCGCGCCGTTAG
- a CDS encoding carbohydrate ABC transporter permease, with protein sequence MRRTTRARLTANGALLLTAAAFALPLVWLLLASVNAEADLRVRVPSSVTAENYDAVLTDEITFTPMLNSLLLCGGSTLLTVVCAAFAAYPLSRHRSRFSRPYLLTILFTTCLPITAIMVPVYGLFVQVNLIDTTYGTGLFLATSQLPFAIWLMKNFMDGVPVVLEEAAWTDGATSLQTLTRVVLPLMGPGLTVVTIYTFIQLWGNFFVPFMLLLSPEQLPASVSIFTFFGNYGSVIYGQLAAFSILYSVPVLLLYILIARRLGGGFALGGAVKG encoded by the coding sequence ATGCGCCGGACCACCCGGGCCCGGCTCACCGCGAACGGCGCGCTGCTGCTGACCGCCGCGGCCTTCGCCCTCCCTCTGGTGTGGCTGCTGCTTGCCTCGGTGAACGCGGAGGCGGATCTGCGGGTGCGCGTCCCTTCGTCCGTCACGGCGGAGAACTACGACGCGGTGCTCACCGACGAGATCACCTTCACTCCGATGCTCAACAGCCTGCTGCTGTGCGGCGGCTCGACGCTGCTGACGGTGGTGTGCGCGGCGTTCGCCGCCTATCCGCTCTCCCGCCACCGCTCGCGCTTCAGCCGTCCGTACCTGCTGACGATCCTGTTCACCACGTGCCTGCCGATCACCGCGATCATGGTCCCGGTCTACGGACTGTTCGTGCAGGTCAACCTGATCGACACGACGTACGGCACCGGGCTCTTCCTCGCCACGTCCCAGCTGCCGTTCGCCATCTGGCTGATGAAGAACTTCATGGACGGCGTCCCGGTGGTCCTGGAGGAGGCGGCCTGGACGGACGGCGCGACGAGTCTCCAGACGCTGACCCGGGTCGTACTGCCGCTGATGGGCCCGGGGCTGACCGTGGTGACGATCTACACCTTCATCCAGCTCTGGGGGAACTTCTTCGTCCCGTTCATGCTGCTCCTGAGCCCCGAGCAGCTGCCCGCGTCGGTCTCGATCTTCACCTTCTTCGGGAACTACGGCTCGGTGATCTACGGCCAGCTCGCGGCATTCTCGATCCTCTACTCGGTCCCGGTACTGCTGCTGTACATCCTCATCGCGCGCAGGCTGGGCGGCGGCTTCGCGCTGGGCGGCGCGGTCAAGGGCTGA
- a CDS encoding carbohydrate ABC transporter permease — translation MSATRTGWWRWVPLTPATILLLLFLAGPIGYCVWIAFTDTQLTGASGSDFVGLDNFRRAFADDNFRNAVRLTLVFTFVSAVIGQNTLGLALAGLMRAASRPVRTLTGTLVITAWVLPEIVAAFLLYTFFRREGTLNAILDWLHLPSQNWLFTLPILAVSFANVWRGTAFSMLIYSAALSEIPREITEAAEVDGASGPRRIWYITLPMIRRSIGTNLMLNTLSTLSVFGLIWAMTRGGPGNRSQTLPVFMYDQAFLKSLIGYGTAVALLLLLVGSLFSIVYLRLMKVEV, via the coding sequence GTGAGCGCCACCCGAACGGGATGGTGGCGGTGGGTACCGCTCACCCCCGCCACCATCCTTCTGCTCCTCTTCCTCGCCGGCCCCATCGGCTACTGCGTCTGGATCGCCTTCACCGACACCCAGCTGACGGGCGCGTCCGGATCCGACTTCGTCGGCCTGGACAACTTCCGCCGGGCGTTCGCCGACGACAATTTCCGCAACGCCGTCCGGCTCACACTCGTCTTCACCTTTGTCTCCGCGGTGATCGGCCAGAACACGCTGGGGCTGGCGCTGGCGGGACTGATGCGGGCCGCGTCCCGTCCCGTACGCACACTCACCGGCACGCTGGTGATCACGGCCTGGGTGCTGCCGGAGATCGTCGCGGCGTTCTTGCTGTACACCTTCTTCCGGCGCGAGGGGACGCTCAACGCCATCCTGGACTGGCTGCATCTGCCGTCCCAGAACTGGCTGTTCACGCTGCCGATCCTGGCCGTGTCCTTCGCCAATGTCTGGCGGGGCACGGCGTTCTCCATGCTGATCTACTCCGCCGCGCTCTCCGAGATCCCGCGGGAGATCACGGAGGCGGCCGAGGTCGACGGAGCGAGCGGGCCGCGGCGGATCTGGTACATCACTCTGCCGATGATCCGCCGTTCCATCGGCACCAATCTGATGCTCAACACTCTCTCCACGCTCTCGGTCTTCGGCCTGATCTGGGCGATGACACGGGGTGGCCCGGGCAACCGCAGCCAGACGCTGCCGGTGTTCATGTACGACCAGGCGTTCCTCAAGAGCCTGATCGGCTACGGCACCGCGGTGGCGCTGCTGCTCCTGCTGGTGGGTTCGCTGTTCTCGATCGTCTACCTGCGCCTGATGAAGGTGGAGGTGTGA
- a CDS encoding ABC transporter substrate-binding protein: MRPTAPLILITAVTALVAGTLTACGGSGDDAGTVKVAYNRSTDNKIRFKDAHLEAAKKQFEKDHPGKKIKLIPIQAPDNDYATKAQQMMRSPKTAPDLVYEDTFRINSDIKAGYLKPLDDYLPQWDQWGQFVDTAKEAAKAEDGRTYGIPDGTDTRGLWFNKEIFAKAGLPADWQPKNWGEILDAARTVKRKVPGVIPLNVYTGKGPGEAAVMQGFEMLLYGTGEDPLYDPAAKKWVAGGKGFRDSLDFVRTVYAEKLGPDVSDALDPNVGTRVATEWFPEGKLAISLDGSWMGQNWVNKGPKEWPDWSRELAQTPMPTQNGQAPGKVSMSGGWAWSIPQKAKNPDLAWEFVKTLQTRQNATQWCVVAAQIAVRKDVAADPEYLRSMPGIEFFTGLVQYTHYRPALPVYPQVSTAIGEAMEKVTTGDSSPADAATAYTDQLTTIVDGAVVSP; the protein is encoded by the coding sequence GTGCGCCCCACCGCCCCACTGATCCTCATCACCGCCGTCACCGCGCTTGTCGCAGGAACGCTCACGGCCTGCGGCGGCTCCGGCGACGACGCCGGCACCGTCAAAGTCGCCTACAACCGGTCCACCGACAACAAGATCCGCTTCAAGGACGCCCATCTCGAGGCGGCGAAGAAGCAGTTCGAGAAGGACCACCCGGGCAAGAAGATCAAGCTGATTCCGATCCAGGCCCCGGACAACGACTACGCCACCAAGGCGCAGCAGATGATGCGCTCCCCCAAGACCGCTCCCGATCTGGTCTACGAGGACACCTTCCGCATCAACTCCGACATCAAGGCCGGGTACTTGAAGCCGCTGGACGACTATCTCCCCCAGTGGGACCAGTGGGGCCAGTTCGTCGACACGGCGAAGGAGGCGGCGAAGGCGGAGGACGGCAGGACGTACGGCATTCCGGACGGCACCGACACCCGTGGCCTGTGGTTCAACAAGGAGATCTTCGCCAAGGCCGGTCTGCCCGCCGACTGGCAGCCGAAGAACTGGGGCGAGATCCTCGACGCCGCGCGCACCGTCAAACGGAAGGTCCCCGGCGTCATCCCGCTCAATGTGTACACCGGCAAGGGTCCGGGCGAGGCGGCCGTGATGCAGGGCTTCGAGATGCTGCTGTACGGCACCGGCGAAGACCCGCTCTACGACCCCGCCGCCAAGAAGTGGGTCGCCGGCGGCAAGGGTTTCCGGGACTCCCTCGACTTCGTACGGACGGTGTACGCGGAGAAGCTCGGCCCGGACGTCTCCGATGCCCTCGACCCCAATGTCGGCACCCGGGTCGCCACCGAGTGGTTCCCCGAGGGGAAGCTCGCGATCTCTCTGGACGGCTCCTGGATGGGGCAGAACTGGGTGAACAAGGGTCCCAAGGAGTGGCCGGACTGGAGCAGGGAGCTGGCCCAGACCCCGATGCCCACCCAGAACGGACAGGCGCCCGGCAAGGTGTCCATGTCCGGCGGCTGGGCCTGGTCGATTCCGCAGAAGGCCAAGAACCCCGATCTGGCATGGGAGTTCGTCAAGACGCTGCAGACGAGGCAGAACGCGACCCAGTGGTGTGTGGTGGCCGCGCAGATCGCCGTACGCAAGGACGTGGCCGCCGACCCGGAGTATCTGCGGTCCATGCCGGGCATCGAGTTCTTCACCGGGCTCGTGCAGTACACCCACTACCGGCCCGCGCTGCCCGTCTATCCGCAGGTGTCCACGGCCATCGGTGAGGCGATGGAGAAGGTGACCACGGGGGACTCCTCACCGGCGGACGCGGCCACGGCGTACACCGACCAGCTCACGACCATCGTCGACGGCGCGGTCGTGTCCCCATGA
- a CDS encoding response regulator has translation MTRMTEPIRVLVVEDDPVAADAHALYVGRVDGFAVAGVAHSRSEAVRVLERTQVDLLLLDLYLPDGHGLHLVRSLRAAGHHADVIAVTSARDLAIVREGVSLGVVQYVLKPFTFATLRDRLSRYAEFRAAAGEASGQDEVDRALGALRAPRPAGLPKGLSGPTLEAVTRTLREAPAGLTAAEAGAAVGISRITARRYLEHLVTDGRAARSPQYGQIGRPELQYRWVPAAH, from the coding sequence ATGACCCGCATGACCGAACCCATCAGAGTCCTCGTCGTCGAGGACGACCCCGTCGCCGCCGACGCGCACGCCCTTTACGTCGGGCGCGTCGACGGGTTCGCCGTGGCCGGCGTGGCGCACTCGCGGTCCGAGGCGGTCCGCGTCCTCGAGCGGACCCAGGTCGATCTGCTGCTGCTCGACCTGTATCTGCCCGACGGGCACGGTCTGCATCTCGTCCGGTCCCTGCGTGCCGCGGGCCACCACGCGGACGTCATCGCCGTCACCTCCGCCCGTGATCTCGCGATCGTCCGCGAAGGCGTCTCGCTCGGGGTCGTGCAGTACGTCCTGAAACCGTTCACCTTCGCCACCCTGCGCGACCGGCTCTCCCGGTACGCCGAGTTCCGCGCCGCGGCCGGCGAGGCCAGCGGCCAGGACGAGGTGGACCGGGCGCTCGGCGCGCTGCGCGCGCCCCGGCCCGCCGGTCTGCCCAAGGGACTCAGCGGCCCGACGCTGGAGGCGGTCACCCGTACGCTGCGCGAGGCTCCGGCCGGGCTCACCGCCGCCGAGGCGGGCGCCGCCGTCGGTATCTCGCGGATCACCGCGCGCCGCTACCTCGAACATCTGGTCACCGACGGGCGGGCCGCGCGCAGCCCGCAGTACGGGCAGATCGGACGTCCCGAGCTCCAGTACCGGTGGGTTCCCGCCGCGCACTGA